A genomic segment from Zygotorulaspora mrakii chromosome 1, complete sequence encodes:
- the PUS7 gene encoding pseudouridine synthase PUS7 (similar to Saccharomyces cerevisiae PUS7 (YOR243C); ancestral locus Anc_8.671) translates to MSDSNTAIKRNLDEEACLETDSKRPKNDEVAIIEDDGIHEEDVGITHFLSSEIPGFSGQIKQRFTDFLVNEIDNEGNVVHLTDKGFKMPKKQKPSKEEKTAKNDDEEKRRQDFKIDAEMKKELLGLLSEADLEKIENVYYNAQRMETSKSIEEKSERAKLHQLLRTAFNNELESVTTERNTFKIARRGKNSRVSREDWVEQNKDANGVENWGYGPTKDFLHFTLYKENKDTMDAVNTLTKFLRMPSRVIRFAGTKDRRAVTCQRLCVSRVGVDRINALNRTLRGIVMGGFKFEDKSLNLGDLKGNEFVIVIRDVKLNANTQESLKSILEKGTASLAKNGFVNYFGMQRFGTFSISTHTVGKELLLENWEKACELILSDQVNVLPKSKEGRKVWAKTKDPALALKSMPRQCVAENAILHSLSAQRKGENGYSSNAYYAAVMKIPRNLRTMYVHAYQSFVWNYVTSKRIELFGMKLMEGDLVIIENDTVDNKNEEVGEEDDFDEDLRDAKFVRARPLTKEDIDSGKYSVDDVVLPTPGFDVIYPSNEIIKQIYIDIMAKDGMDPFNMKRKVREFSLAGSYRNILQKPQGLEYKITKYTSPTQQLVNTDFEILNNKVAKENCQKFFKDKLERYVPDKGGENTAVILKFQLGVSSYATMALRELMKLETSRRGDMCDVRVQNIQINDKVPLKDE, encoded by the coding sequence ATGAGTGACTCAAATACCGCAATTAAGAGAAATTTGGACGAGGAAGCATGTCTAGAGACTGACAGCAAAAGACCAAAGAACGATGAGGTGGCAATTATCGAGGATGATGGAATTCATGAGGAAGATGTTGGAATAACGcattttttgtcttcaGAAATACCAGGATTTTCTGGTCAGATTAAGCAGAGGTTCACTGATTTCTTGGTTAATGAAATCGATAATGAGGGAAATGTGGTTCATTTGACTGACAAAGGTTTCAAGATGCCCAAGAAACAGAAGCCCTCAAAGGAAGAGAAAACCGCTAAGAATGATGACGAAGAGAAAAGGAGACAAGACTTCAAGATAGACgcagaaatgaaaaaggaattgCTTGGGTTGCTTTCTGAAGCAGATTTagaaaagattgaaaatgtttatTATAATGCTCAGAGGATGGAAACCAGTAAATCAATcgaagaaaaatctgaaagGGCTAAATTACATCAACTTTTGCGTACAGCTTTTAACAATGAATTGGAATCTGTTACCACTGAACGTAACACTTTTAAGATTGCTAGAAGAGGTAAGAATTCTAGAGTTAGTAGAGAAGATTGGGTGGAGCAAAACAAAGACGCCAATGGTGTTGAAAATTGGGGCTATGGGCCGACAAAGGACTTCCTTCATTTCACATTAtataaagaaaacaaagataCTATGGATGCGGTGAATACTCTTACAAAGTTCTTGAGAATGCCAAGTCGTGTCATTAGATTTGCTGGAACAAAAGATCGCAGAGCAGTGACATGTCAAAGGTTGTGTGTTTCCCGGGTTGGTGTTGATAGAATCAATGCTCTCAATAGGACATTAAGAGGAATAGTGATGGGGGGgtttaaatttgaagacAAAAGCTTGAATCTTGGTGATTTAAAAGGCAATGAATTTGTGATCGTGATCAGAGATGTAAAATTGAATGCAAATACGCAGGAGTCtttaaaatcaatattGGAAAAAGGCACTGCTTCTCTGGCGAAAAATGGGTTTGTTAACTATTTTGGCATGCAAAGATTTGGGACTTTCAGCATTTCCACACACACAGTGGGTAAAGAGCTATTGCTTGAAAACTGGGAGAAAGCTTGCGAGTTGATTTTGTCTGATCAGGTAAACGTTTTGCCCAAATCAAAGGAAGGTAGGAAAGTCTGGGCGAAAACCAAAGATCCAGCCCTTGCCCTGAAAAGCATGCCCAGACAGTGTGTTGCTGAGAATGCAATTCTTCATTCCCTATCAGCTCAGAGAAAGGGAGAAAATGGTTATTCATCTAACGCTTACTATGCAGCTGTAATGAAAATTCCAAGAAACCTCAGAACAATGTATGTGCACGCTTATCAGAGTTTTGTTTGGAACTACGTTACAAgtaaaagaattgaattgtttggtatgaaattgatggaaGGTGACTTAGTgatcattgaaaatgataccgtcgataataaaaatgaagaagttggCGAGGAGGATGATTTCGACGAAGATTTACGTGATGCAAAGTTTGTCCGTGCCAGACCGCTTACAAAGGAAGACATAGATTCAGGGAAATATAGCGTTGATGACGTAGTTTTGCCGACCCCCGGGTTTGACGTTATATATCcatcaaatgaaattatcAAGCAAATATACATAGATATCATGGCAAAAGATGGGATGGATCCATTCAAtatgaagagaaaagttcGCGAATTCTCCCTTGCAGGCTCCTACAGAAATATATTACAAAAACCTCAAGGTCTAGAGTACAAAATAACTAAATACACCAGTCCAACCCAACAACTGGTGAACACggattttgaaatactaAACAACAAAGTAGCAAAGGAAAActgtcaaaaatttttcaaggaCAAATTGGAGAGGTATGTACCGGATAAAGGTGGCGAAAATACAGCTgttatattgaaatttcaattaGGAGTATCTTCGTATGCAACAATGGCACTTCGTGAACTGATGAAACTCGAAACATCTCGTCGTGGTGATATGTGCGATGTAAGagttcaaaatattcaaattaaTGACAAAGTACCTCTGAAAGACGAATAA